In the Pseudoliparis swirei isolate HS2019 ecotype Mariana Trench chromosome 21, NWPU_hadal_v1, whole genome shotgun sequence genome, one interval contains:
- the znhit1 gene encoding zinc finger HIT domain-containing protein 1, whose product MGLEKKSSARVEAGQRRVLDEATRLRRLTRQLEALEKDNFQDDPLSSLPPPGPTARLPTFSETEEPEKKRRKTRGDHFKQRFRKNFTTLLEEENLSERAEPNYLSAAAPPSSLPPRHFCCVCGFPSHYTCTTCGGRYCSSKCLCTHRETRCLKWTL is encoded by the exons ATGGGGCTGGAGAAGAAATCTTCCG ccCGGGTGGAGGCCGGTCAGCGTCGGGTCCTGGATGAAGCCACCAGACTGAGGAGACTGACCCGCCAGCTGGAAGCTCTGGAGAAGGACAACTTCCAG GACgaccctctgtcctccctccctcccccaggtCCTACTGCCCGCCTTCCCACCTTCAGTGAGACAGAAGAACCAG agaagaagaggaggaagacgaggggcgACCACTTCAAACAGCGCTTCAGGAAGAACTTCACcacgctgctggaggaggag AACCTGTCGGAGAGGGCGGAGCCTAACTACCTGTCTGCTGCGGCCCCGCcctcctctctgcccccccgGCACTTCTGCTGCGTCTGTGGGTTCCCCTCTCACTACACCTGCACCACCTGCGGGGGGCGCTACTGCAGCAGCAAGTGTCTGTGTACACACAGGgagaccag GTGTTTGAAGTGGACGCTCTAA
- the plod3 gene encoding multifunctional procollagen lysine hydroxylase and glycosyltransferase LH3, whose amino-acid sequence MLSARLLLAVVFFHSSVLADQRRLSPENLLVITAATEETDGFNRFMRTAKEFSYNVKVLGLGEQWKGGDVARTVGGGQKVRWLKAELLKHSDNKDMVVMFVDSYDVIFASGPEELLSKFSGLGHRVVFSAEGFCWPDQRLASRYPEVHSGKRYLNSGGFMGFASDVSSMVQQWKYKDNDDDQLFYTKIYLDKKQRANFNMTLDHRSQIFQNLNGAVEEVVLKFERSRVRARNVAYDSLPVIIHGNGPTKLQLNYLGNYVPSAWTFEDGCGVCEDQLLDYSHAPDQDMPLVYVAVFIEHSTPFMDEFLERLTTLNYPPQRLRLFIHNNVVYHELHIQRFWERHRARFPEAVLVGPEENLQENQARTMAVEACKKDPQCDYYFSIDSDVALTNRDTLRTLIQENKSVVAPMLSRHGKLWSNFWGALSPEGFYSRSEDYIEIVQAKRTGLWNVPYITQAYLIRGRVLRAQLAQVSLYVDEGQDPDMVFCRSIRDQGVFMFVSNRDEFGRLVASASYNTSRLHPDMWQIFDNPLDWREKYISEDYAKIFEDEKNLVEQPCPDVYWFPAFSEKMCDHLVETMEHNGQWSGGAHKDERLAGGYESVPTVDIHMSQISFEKEWLKFLKEYIVPVTERLYPGYYPKAQAIMNFVVRYRPDEQPSLRPHHDSSTFTINIALNSKDVDYEGGGCRFLRYDCQVESPRKGWSFMHPGRLTHYHEGLPTTRGTRYIMVSFVDP is encoded by the exons gtcctgggtctgggGGAGCAGTGGAAAGGTGGTGACGTGGCTCGGACCGTGGGtggaggtcagaaggtcagatgGTTGAAGGCGGAGCTTCTCAAACACTCCGACAACAAGGACATGGTTGTCATGTTCGTGGACAG CTACGACGTGATCTTCGCCTCCGGCCCAGAGGAGCTGCTCTCCAAGTTCTCTGGTCTGGGCCACCGGGTGGTGTTCTCGGCGGAGGGGTTCTGCTGGCCCGACCAGAGGCTGGCCTCCAGATACCCagaggtgcattctgggaaacgCTACCTTAACTCAGGAG ggttcATGGGCTTTGCTTCAGACGTCAGTTCGATGGTCCAACAGTGGAAATACAAAGACAACGACGACGACCAGCTGTTCTACACCAAGATCTACCTGGACAAGAAGCAGAGG gcCAACTTCAACATGACTCTCGACCATCGTTCCCAAATCTTCCAAAATCTGAATGGAGCTGTtg AGGAAGTGGTGCTGAAGTTtgagaggtcaagggtcagagcCAGGAACGTCGCCTACGACTCACTTCCTGTCATCATCCACGGCAACGGCCCCACCAAG CTGCAGCTCAACTACCTGGGGAACTACGTCCCCTCAGCCTGGACCTTCGAGGACGGCTGTGGGGTCTGCGAGGACCAGCTGCTGGACTACAGCCACGCCCCg gaccaGGACATGCCCCTGGTCTACGTTGCTGTCTTCATCGAGCATTCGACTCCCTTCATGGACGAGTTCCTGGAGCGGCTGACCACACTCAACTACCCGCCGCAGAGGCTCCGCCTCTTCATCCACAACAAC GTGGTGTACCACGAGCTCCACATCCAGAGGTTCTGGGAGCGtcacagagcccggttccccgaGGCCGTGCTGGTGGGCCCAGAGGAGAACCTGCAGGAGAACCAGGCCAGAACCATGGCTGT tgaggcGTGTAAGAAGGACCCTCAGTGTGATTACTACTTCAGCATCGACTCTGACGTGGCCCTCACCAACCGGGACACGCTGAGGACCCTCATCCAGGAGAACAA GTCAGTCGTGGCCCCCATGCTGTCCCGCCACGGGAAGCTGTGGAGTAACTTCTGGGGCGCTCTGAGTCCTGAAGGGTTCTACTCGCGCTCCGAGGACTACATCGAGATCGTCCAGGCCAAGAGGAC gggcctCTGGAACGTGCCCTACATCACGCAGGCCTACCTGATCCGGGGCCGCGTGCTGCGGGCCCAGCTGGCCCAGGTGAGCCTCTACGTGGACGAGGGCCAGGACCCCGACATGGTGTTCTGCAGGAGCATCAGGgaccag GGCGTCTTCATGTTCGTGTCTAACCGGGACGAGTTTGGCCGCCTGGTGGCGTCGGCCAGCTACAACACGTCCAGACTGCACCCCGACATGTGGCAGATCTTTGACAACCcgctg gactgGAGAGAGAAGTACATCAGTGAAGACTACGCCAAGATCTTTGAGGATGAGAAGAACCTCGTGGAGCAG ccCTGTCCAGATGTTTACTGGTTCCCTGCCTTCTCTGAGAAGATGTGTGACCACCTGGTGGAGACCATGGAGCACAATGGCCAGTGGTCAGGAGGAGCTCACAag gacgAGCGTCTGGCCGGTGGCTATGAGAGCGTCCCCACCGTTGATATCCACATGAGTCAGATCAGCTTTGAGAAGGAGTGGCTGAAGTTCCTCAAGGAATACATCGTCCCCGTCACGGAGAGGCTGTACCCAGGCTACTACCCCAAg GCCCAGGCCATCATGAACTTCGTGGTGCGCTACCGTCCCGACGAGCAGCCGTCTCTGCGGCCGCACCAcgactcctccaccttcaccatcAACATCGCCCTGAACAGTAAAGACGTCGACtacgag GGGGGGGGCTGCCGGTTCCTGCGTTACGACTGTCAGGTGGAGTCTCCGAGGAAGGGCTGGTCCTTCATGCACCCGGGCCGCCTGACCCACTACCACGAGGGCCTGCCCACCACCAGAGGGACCCGCTACATCATGGTGTCATTCGTAGACCCCTag